A window of the Marinifilum sp. JC120 genome harbors these coding sequences:
- the zupT gene encoding zinc transporter ZupT: MFADNVLFAFGLTAFAGLSTGIGSALAFFAKRTNPKFLSVSLGFSAGVMIYVSFMEIMVKAKDALQADMGEVAGTWAAVMAFFGGIALIALIDKMVPSYENPHEMHRIEDMNPENLEDGEGLESEQGKRKLFRMGTMAALAIGIHNFPEGLATFTAALSDPSLGIAIAVAIAIHNIPEGIAVSVPIYYATGDKKKAFKYSFLSGLAEPIGAMVGYLLLMPFLSETVFGIIFAGVAGIMVFISLDELLPAAEEYGEHHLSIYGLVSGMAVMALSLLMFL, encoded by the coding sequence ATGTTTGCAGATAATGTGCTCTTCGCTTTTGGTTTGACCGCTTTTGCCGGGCTTTCCACCGGAATCGGCTCTGCATTGGCTTTTTTCGCCAAACGGACCAACCCAAAATTTTTATCAGTGTCACTGGGATTTTCCGCCGGGGTTATGATCTATGTTTCTTTCATGGAAATTATGGTCAAAGCCAAGGATGCCCTACAGGCCGATATGGGGGAAGTTGCCGGGACATGGGCTGCGGTCATGGCCTTTTTTGGCGGTATTGCTCTTATTGCACTGATTGATAAGATGGTTCCTTCTTACGAAAACCCGCACGAAATGCACCGCATTGAGGATATGAATCCTGAAAATCTTGAAGATGGTGAGGGGCTGGAAAGTGAGCAGGGTAAGCGTAAACTTTTTCGTATGGGCACCATGGCCGCGCTGGCAATTGGTATACACAACTTTCCCGAAGGGCTTGCTACATTCACCGCCGCGCTGAGTGATCCTAGTCTCGGTATAGCTATTGCCGTAGCCATCGCTATTCACAACATTCCTGAAGGTATCGCGGTTTCCGTGCCTATTTATTACGCTACCGGGGATAAGAAGAAGGCATTCAAATATTCTTTTCTGTCCGGTCTGGCTGAACCCATCGGGGCTATGGTCGGCTATCTGCTGCTAATGCCGTTTCTGTCCGAAACCGTGTTCGGCATAATCTTCGCCGGGGTGGCCGGGATTATGGTTTTTATTTCTCTCGACGAACTGTTGCCCGCAGCCGAGGAGTACGGGGAGCATCATCTTTCCATCTACGGTCTGGTCAGCGGCATGGCGGTCATGGCTTTATCGTTGCTGATGTTTTTGTAA
- a CDS encoding flavin reductase family protein: MAKKNIGVQGFTLPMPQTILGSRFEGRDNFMALAWVSRVNYNPSLMMISVGKRHFSNMAIKASGEFSVNVPSVDMVEVTDFVGLVSGSKLDKSGLFDVEPGVLENAPVISKCPVVIECKVFDSMELPNDTLFVGEVVATWCDEDVLSDDVPDIKKVNPFTLTMPDNRYWDVGECVGRAWHDGKKLK; this comes from the coding sequence ATGGCTAAGAAAAATATAGGAGTTCAGGGCTTTACCCTGCCAATGCCTCAGACAATTTTGGGGTCAAGATTTGAGGGCCGTGATAATTTTATGGCTTTGGCTTGGGTCTCACGGGTTAATTACAACCCGTCCCTGATGATGATTTCCGTGGGCAAGCGGCATTTTTCCAACATGGCAATCAAGGCCAGCGGTGAATTCAGCGTGAATGTCCCCTCAGTGGATATGGTTGAGGTTACCGATTTTGTGGGCCTTGTTTCCGGTTCCAAGCTTGATAAGTCCGGCCTTTTTGATGTTGAGCCGGGTGTTCTGGAGAATGCCCCGGTGATCAGCAAATGCCCGGTCGTCATTGAGTGCAAGGTCTTTGATTCCATGGAATTGCCTAACGATACTCTTTTCGTTGGCGAGGTGGTCGCTACATGGTGCGATGAGGACGTTTTGTCTGATGATGTACCGGATATCAAGAAGGTAAATCCTTTCACCTTGACCATGCCCGATAATCGCTACTGGGATGTCGGCGAGTGCGTGGGTCGTGCTTGGCACGACGGGAAGAAATTGAAGTAA
- a CDS encoding DNA helicase UvrD, with product MERFIADLHIHSRFSRATSKALNPRLLAAWARVKGIDVIGTGDFTHPEWVAEIEEQLVEDGSGLLSLREPKGLEESIDWVDGPFAGQTRFMLQTEISSIYKKYGKTRKVHNLVYMPDLESVKKFNAKLDTIGNLNSDGRPILGLDSKDLLEIVLETHDKAFLIPAHIWTPWFSLFGAKSGFDTVEECYGDLASEIFAMETGLSSDPEMNWFISALDKYRMVSNSDAHSGENLGREANIFSGDMSYEGIYRALRGEGLGHKFMGTLEFFPEEGKYYMDGHRKCGIMLDPHESKIRGGVCPVCGKPLTMGVYSRVMELADREEAQQPKGQPGFDSLVPLKEIISEVVGTGPKTKKVLGVYAPLIKEFGSEFSILQQVPVEDLKRHNVHLAKGIRRMREGQVIRNPGFDGQYGTISVFSAQERDEIVNGVKLIVVRKPKGDLDDAKPEAEVRKTSEPQQDSGVVRFNEAQKNAVEAGPEPVLVIAGPGTGKTQTLMGRIKHLLERGTRARRILSLTFTRKAAEEMNERMKSMLGEDEVLPRADTLHALALEYWASAFDQAPIILNEETARRVFARANPEITGAKLKSAWESINLARETMAPLSEGVAEILANYTRQKDHYNLVDYTDLLEFWHSELKSDKYVRTFTHVLVDEVQDLSPLQLAIVQRLVGDDGEGLFAIGDPDQSIYGFRGASGNVANRFRAFWENLIQITLEDNYRSAQGVLESSASVLENLPQLKAHKNYEAEIQLFSAPDSNREASWIGERVKQLIGATSHTLVDAGEVGSLSPGDIAVLVRFKALIGPIEAMLKRQGIPCSVPETETFWHDPRVEVLLVAARRMLGFAEEADDEVPEVPEKIIARGPLGLSAYLTDMPPFDQLFWESKPFRDMVRGYKEHGGWSGLLNWIHMQNDLDQVRNKAEKVRIMSMHAAKGLEFEAVFLAGLDDGIVPFAGPDILTGKISGDGPLVQGDTEEERRLLYVGMTRAKRHLYLSHAARRPLYGRTLMLPVSRFLKNLPEGVKKSAMVARKVQKEKKISLLDV from the coding sequence ATGGAAAGATTTATAGCCGACCTGCATATTCATTCCAGATTTTCACGTGCCACCAGCAAAGCCTTGAACCCGCGCCTTCTGGCTGCGTGGGCGAGGGTAAAGGGGATCGATGTCATCGGCACCGGGGACTTTACTCACCCCGAATGGGTGGCCGAGATAGAAGAACAGTTAGTGGAGGACGGCTCCGGGCTTCTTTCCCTGCGCGAACCTAAAGGGCTGGAAGAATCCATCGATTGGGTGGATGGCCCCTTTGCCGGGCAGACCCGATTCATGCTTCAGACCGAAATCAGCTCCATCTACAAAAAATACGGCAAAACCCGCAAAGTTCACAACCTAGTCTACATGCCCGACCTTGAGTCGGTGAAGAAGTTCAACGCCAAGCTGGACACCATCGGCAATCTTAATTCGGACGGCAGGCCTATCCTCGGGCTGGACAGCAAAGATCTCCTCGAAATAGTCCTTGAAACCCACGATAAAGCTTTTCTTATTCCCGCCCACATCTGGACTCCGTGGTTCTCGCTCTTCGGTGCCAAGTCCGGCTTTGATACGGTTGAAGAGTGCTATGGCGATCTTGCTTCTGAAATTTTTGCCATGGAAACCGGACTTTCCTCGGACCCGGAAATGAATTGGTTTATCTCCGCCTTGGATAAATACCGCATGGTTTCCAACTCCGACGCCCACTCCGGTGAAAATCTCGGACGCGAGGCAAATATTTTCAGTGGCGATATGTCCTACGAGGGCATTTACCGCGCCTTGCGTGGCGAAGGGCTGGGGCATAAATTCATGGGCACACTCGAATTTTTCCCGGAAGAAGGCAAATACTACATGGATGGGCACCGCAAGTGCGGAATCATGCTTGATCCCCATGAATCTAAGATTCGTGGCGGGGTCTGCCCGGTTTGCGGCAAGCCTTTGACCATGGGTGTTTATTCAAGGGTCATGGAACTTGCTGACCGTGAGGAAGCGCAGCAGCCCAAGGGACAGCCCGGATTCGATTCATTGGTTCCGCTCAAGGAAATTATTTCTGAAGTTGTGGGCACCGGTCCCAAGACCAAGAAAGTGCTTGGCGTTTATGCTCCGCTTATTAAGGAATTCGGCTCAGAATTTTCTATTCTGCAACAGGTCCCGGTTGAGGACCTTAAGCGGCATAATGTCCATCTTGCCAAGGGCATCCGGCGTATGCGTGAGGGGCAGGTTATCCGTAATCCCGGTTTTGACGGTCAATATGGAACCATCTCTGTTTTTTCCGCGCAGGAACGTGATGAGATTGTTAACGGCGTGAAGCTGATCGTGGTCCGTAAACCCAAGGGCGACCTTGACGATGCCAAGCCTGAAGCTGAGGTTCGTAAAACTTCCGAACCTCAGCAGGATTCCGGGGTGGTCCGTTTTAATGAGGCCCAGAAAAACGCAGTGGAAGCCGGTCCTGAACCCGTGTTGGTCATTGCCGGACCGGGGACGGGTAAAACTCAGACCCTCATGGGCCGTATTAAGCATCTGCTGGAAAGGGGAACTCGTGCGCGGCGTATTCTTTCGTTGACTTTCACTCGCAAGGCCGCCGAGGAAATGAATGAGCGCATGAAAAGCATGCTCGGCGAGGATGAAGTTTTGCCTCGTGCTGACACCTTGCATGCCCTTGCCCTTGAATACTGGGCCAGTGCTTTTGATCAGGCCCCGATTATTCTTAATGAAGAAACCGCACGTCGTGTCTTTGCCCGCGCTAACCCGGAAATTACCGGGGCCAAGCTTAAATCCGCATGGGAATCCATCAACCTTGCCCGTGAGACCATGGCTCCTTTGAGTGAAGGGGTTGCTGAAATTTTAGCCAATTACACTCGCCAGAAAGACCATTATAATCTGGTGGATTATACCGATCTGCTGGAATTTTGGCACTCGGAACTTAAATCCGATAAATATGTGCGCACATTCACCCACGTGCTGGTGGATGAAGTGCAGGACCTTTCCCCTTTGCAACTGGCAATAGTTCAGCGTCTTGTGGGAGATGACGGAGAAGGGTTGTTTGCCATCGGCGACCCGGACCAGTCCATTTATGGATTTCGCGGTGCCTCTGGTAATGTTGCCAATAGGTTCCGTGCTTTCTGGGAAAATCTGATTCAGATAACTCTTGAGGATAATTATCGTTCGGCGCAGGGTGTGCTGGAATCTTCCGCCTCGGTGCTGGAGAATCTTCCGCAATTAAAAGCTCATAAAAATTATGAAGCAGAGATTCAACTTTTTTCCGCGCCGGACAGCAATCGTGAGGCCTCGTGGATCGGGGAGCGGGTCAAGCAGCTTATCGGAGCCACCAGCCACACTCTGGTGGATGCCGGAGAAGTCGGCTCCTTAAGTCCCGGTGATATTGCGGTGCTGGTTCGTTTCAAGGCATTGATCGGCCCTATCGAAGCAATGCTCAAACGGCAGGGCATCCCTTGCAGCGTGCCGGAAACAGAGACATTCTGGCATGATCCGCGAGTAGAAGTGCTTTTGGTTGCTGCACGCAGGATGCTTGGATTTGCCGAGGAAGCGGACGATGAAGTGCCGGAGGTGCCGGAGAAGATTATTGCTCGGGGGCCGCTGGGTCTTTCCGCTTATCTGACCGACATGCCACCCTTTGATCAGCTTTTTTGGGAAAGCAAACCTTTCCGGGATATGGTCAGGGGATATAAGGAACACGGGGGGTGGTCCGGCCTGCTTAACTGGATTCATATGCAGAATGACCTTGATCAAGTGCGCAATAAAGCTGAAAAGGTGCGCATTATGTCCATGCATGCCGCAAAAGGTCTGGAATTCGAAGCGGTATTTCTGGCAGGTCTTGATGACGGTATTGTGCCCTTTGCAGGGCCGGATATTCTAACCGGTAAGATTTCCGGGGACGGTCCGTTGGTGCAGGGGGATACCGAAGAAGAACGCAGGCTGCTTTACGTAGGTATGACCCGGGCCAAGAGACATCTTTACCTGTCCCATGCGGCCAGAAGGCCTTTGTATGGACGGACCCTGATGCTGCCTGTTTCGCGTTTTTTGAAGAACCTTCCTGAAGGTGTGAAAAAGTCGGCGATGGTTGCACGAAAGGTTCAGAAGGAAAAGAAGATCAGCCTGCTTGATGTGTAG
- a CDS encoding cobalamin biosynthesis protein — MITFVLGGNKSGKSDYALDLFAEYSGRKCFIATGKARDMAFRQQIMDHRLERDPSIPVLEAGADLRQVLIRAREEYDHLLVDSLDFWLFSCSEIADGEQSIGEVVRLLSEWKGPDVVLVSCEVGLGPVAMTREVRSFVRRLGSLNRTMAAIADEVYLVAAGLPLTLKK; from the coding sequence TTGATTACATTTGTGCTGGGGGGCAATAAGTCGGGAAAATCAGACTACGCCCTTGACCTGTTTGCAGAATATTCTGGCCGAAAATGTTTCATTGCCACCGGAAAAGCCCGTGACATGGCTTTCCGGCAGCAGATTATGGATCATCGGCTGGAGCGTGACCCGTCCATCCCGGTTCTTGAGGCCGGAGCGGACTTGCGTCAGGTTCTGATCAGGGCTAGAGAAGAATACGACCACCTGCTGGTGGACAGTCTGGATTTTTGGCTGTTTTCCTGTTCCGAAATTGCGGACGGAGAGCAGTCTATCGGGGAGGTTGTCCGGCTTTTATCTGAATGGAAAGGGCCGGATGTTGTTTTAGTGTCATGTGAGGTGGGGCTCGGCCCGGTGGCAATGACACGTGAAGTCCGCAGTTTTGTTCGCAGGCTCGGATCACTCAACCGTACAATGGCCGCAATTGCAGATGAAGTTTATCTTGTGGCCGCAGGGTTGCCCCTGACCCTGAAGAAGTAA
- a CDS encoding phosphoesterase translates to MAYFKQLEDQLQDLLALCKKEERWLVVVNADPDSLGSAMAFKRIIGRRVAEVGIAHINEVKRLDNLAMMHYLRIPAQRMIPTLVAQYDRFAILDSQPHHHPDFEGLKFSVIIDHHPLPEEPYPHAEYVDIRPKYAANCTMMTEYLYNLNIRPAKLLATALLYGIKTDTQSFERPFIDDDVKAFRYLTKYADMDLIKRITRSEIHPDWLRYFSRAFYNLRRIGPGLFSHIGKVENPDTLVILADFLMRVHGVSWDVVSGIYEDTLVVIFRGDGMRKDMGKMAAKLFNDIGSAGGHKAAARAEIKLKALEDADPESFVLKKLTKGKKTVKRI, encoded by the coding sequence ATGGCTTATTTTAAACAGCTTGAAGATCAGCTTCAGGATTTGCTCGCCCTTTGTAAAAAGGAAGAGCGTTGGCTTGTGGTGGTCAATGCCGACCCGGATTCTCTTGGTTCGGCAATGGCTTTTAAACGCATAATCGGACGCAGGGTTGCTGAAGTGGGTATTGCTCACATCAACGAAGTCAAGCGTCTTGATAACCTTGCCATGATGCATTACCTGCGTATCCCGGCCCAGAGGATGATTCCGACCCTTGTGGCCCAATATGACAGGTTTGCAATTTTGGATTCCCAGCCGCACCATCATCCCGATTTTGAGGGATTGAAATTTTCCGTGATCATCGATCATCATCCTCTGCCGGAGGAGCCATACCCCCATGCGGAGTATGTGGACATCCGTCCTAAGTATGCAGCCAACTGCACCATGATGACCGAGTATCTCTACAATTTGAATATCCGTCCGGCCAAACTGCTGGCCACCGCACTTCTGTATGGTATCAAAACCGATACCCAGAGTTTTGAGCGTCCCTTTATTGATGACGACGTCAAGGCTTTCAGATACTTGACTAAATATGCGGATATGGATCTCATCAAGCGCATCACCCGCAGTGAAATTCATCCTGATTGGTTGCGCTACTTTTCCCGTGCGTTCTACAATCTGCGCCGCATCGGTCCCGGACTTTTCTCTCATATCGGCAAAGTAGAAAACCCGGACACATTGGTCATCCTTGCTGATTTCCTCATGCGTGTTCACGGAGTTTCGTGGGATGTTGTTTCCGGCATCTACGAAGATACCCTTGTGGTGATTTTTCGTGGTGACGGCATGCGCAAAGATATGGGCAAAATGGCCGCCAAGCTTTTTAATGATATCGGTTCCGCTGGTGGGCACAAAGCTGCCGCAAGGGCAGAGATTAAGCTGAAAGCTCTTGAAGATGCCGATCCCGAGTCCTTTGTGCTTAAGAAATTGACCAAGGGCAAAAAAACCGTAAAGCGCATCTGA
- the polA gene encoding DNA polymerase I, translating to MALRDKLNFDGDPLYLIDGSAFFYRGFHAYPDLKRSDGVPTNALFFVLRTLLKVIKEEKPKYLVFMLDGKGKNFRHELYDQYKAQRPPMPDDLRFQIEPLKEALNVLGVPLIVSEGEEADDCIASLAARYKSERPVVILGADKDLKQCLDENVFMWDPVGRKEKITSLADFREDTKLEPDQWADFQALVGDSADNIPGVPGVGKVTATKIMAEYPTLEDIRDNYENLKPAIQKKMKDELENIFVYRQLTRMRMDSCSNYDISQCKLRDVDQDRAAQFMTTYEFRSLERDVKALFPATAGSSSVTPAPAAKPKTSASGQFSLFGEETPAPAAPENRLELQKVSSAAELPDFADKEVGLVREGNVFFIGLGGQEWMCKVTAAELVAGLQSAKTIVVADVKSFLRADEAWAEIPLSRWFDLSLAAYLLNPEERNYGWERMRAMLFAGDELPDAVDEVHPDAQGLAALALMHVLGPRVKSAGLDELTANLEIPLIPVLADMEKAGITIDLAAFADFLTEVNERINELTRTIHERAEEPFNIRSSQQMATVLFDSLGLKPGGKTPKGALSTANSVLEKLSGQHEIITDILEYRKMEKLRSTYLEPMPKLVNSDGRIHTNFNQLATATGRLSSSGPNLQNIPIRGDQGKRMRACFTAGEGLRLAAADYSQVELRVLAHFSSDPALVSAFEQDEDIHSRTAALLFDRDPADVTSDERRNAKTINFGLIYGMGPQKLSRELGIKINEAKEFIAKYFEKLDVLKDFYDSVVEQGREKGYVTTLSGRRRLLPELHSTSQQVLSQARRQAINTVIQGSAADIIKMAMIKVADNAEIKHLGGRLILQIHDELLVEGPEENIEEIGKLLQHDMQTVTTLAVPLKVDLGLGRNWAQAH from the coding sequence ATGGCACTTAGAGATAAATTGAATTTTGACGGCGACCCCCTGTACCTGATTGACGGTTCAGCTTTTTTTTACCGTGGTTTTCATGCTTACCCGGATCTTAAACGTTCTGACGGGGTGCCCACCAATGCCTTATTCTTTGTGCTGCGGACTCTGCTTAAGGTTATAAAAGAGGAAAAGCCCAAGTATCTGGTTTTCATGCTCGATGGAAAAGGCAAAAACTTTCGTCACGAGCTTTATGACCAGTACAAGGCTCAGCGCCCGCCTATGCCGGATGATTTGCGCTTCCAGATAGAACCGCTCAAAGAAGCCCTGAATGTGCTCGGAGTGCCGCTTATTGTTTCCGAGGGTGAAGAGGCTGACGATTGCATTGCTTCCCTTGCCGCTCGTTACAAATCCGAACGTCCGGTGGTTATTCTTGGCGCGGATAAAGATCTCAAACAGTGCCTTGATGAAAATGTTTTCATGTGGGACCCGGTAGGACGTAAAGAAAAGATTACCTCGCTCGCTGATTTCCGTGAAGATACCAAGCTGGAACCGGATCAGTGGGCGGATTTTCAGGCTCTGGTTGGCGACTCCGCTGATAACATTCCCGGTGTGCCGGGCGTGGGTAAGGTTACCGCCACCAAGATCATGGCCGAATACCCCACTCTTGAGGATATTCGCGACAACTACGAGAATCTTAAACCGGCCATCCAGAAGAAGATGAAGGATGAGCTGGAAAATATTTTTGTTTATCGCCAGTTGACCCGCATGCGCATGGACAGTTGTTCCAATTACGACATCAGTCAGTGCAAGCTTCGTGATGTGGATCAGGACCGTGCCGCGCAGTTCATGACCACCTACGAATTCCGTTCTCTGGAACGCGATGTGAAAGCTTTATTTCCCGCTACCGCAGGCTCATCATCTGTGACTCCAGCCCCGGCTGCCAAGCCTAAGACATCTGCTTCCGGGCAGTTTTCCCTGTTCGGGGAAGAAACTCCGGCTCCGGCGGCACCTGAGAATCGTCTTGAACTTCAGAAAGTTTCTTCTGCTGCTGAATTACCTGATTTTGCAGACAAGGAAGTCGGTCTGGTTCGTGAAGGAAATGTTTTTTTCATTGGTCTGGGTGGTCAGGAGTGGATGTGCAAGGTTACTGCGGCTGAACTGGTCGCCGGATTGCAATCCGCTAAGACCATTGTTGTGGCTGATGTGAAATCTTTTTTGAGGGCTGATGAAGCATGGGCTGAGATTCCGCTTTCTCGCTGGTTTGATTTGAGCCTTGCCGCTTACCTGCTCAACCCTGAAGAACGCAATTACGGCTGGGAACGTATGCGGGCTATGCTTTTTGCCGGAGATGAACTGCCTGACGCAGTGGATGAAGTTCATCCCGATGCACAGGGGCTGGCCGCACTGGCACTCATGCATGTGCTTGGTCCGCGCGTAAAATCCGCAGGGCTTGATGAACTTACCGCAAATCTTGAAATACCGCTGATCCCTGTGCTTGCTGATATGGAAAAGGCCGGGATTACCATCGATCTTGCCGCATTTGCTGATTTTCTTACCGAAGTCAACGAACGTATCAATGAGCTTACTCGTACTATCCACGAACGGGCAGAGGAGCCATTCAACATCCGCTCCAGCCAGCAGATGGCGACGGTTCTGTTCGATTCTCTCGGTCTCAAACCCGGAGGTAAGACCCCCAAGGGTGCGCTTTCAACTGCAAACTCTGTGCTTGAAAAACTTTCCGGGCAGCATGAGATCATCACCGATATTCTTGAATACCGGAAGATGGAGAAGTTGCGCTCCACCTATCTTGAACCTATGCCCAAGCTGGTTAATTCCGACGGGCGGATTCATACAAATTTCAATCAGCTGGCAACCGCCACCGGGCGTCTGTCCAGTTCCGGTCCCAACTTGCAGAACATCCCCATTCGCGGGGATCAGGGCAAGCGCATGCGGGCCTGTTTTACAGCCGGGGAAGGTTTGCGCTTAGCAGCAGCGGATTATTCGCAGGTAGAGCTGCGCGTACTGGCTCATTTTTCCAGTGATCCGGCCCTTGTTTCCGCTTTTGAACAGGATGAGGATATTCACTCCCGTACAGCTGCCTTGCTTTTTGACCGTGATCCGGCGGATGTTACCTCTGATGAGAGACGCAATGCCAAGACTATTAACTTCGGTCTGATTTACGGCATGGGACCGCAGAAGCTTTCTCGCGAACTTGGCATCAAAATTAACGAGGCCAAGGAATTTATCGCCAAATATTTTGAAAAGCTGGATGTACTCAAAGACTTTTACGATTCTGTTGTGGAGCAGGGGCGTGAGAAAGGTTATGTTACTACCCTTTCCGGGCGTAGACGTCTTCTGCCTGAACTGCATTCCACCAGTCAGCAGGTTCTTTCGCAGGCCCGCAGGCAGGCCATCAACACTGTTATTCAGGGCAGTGCTGCCGACATCATCAAAATGGCTATGATCAAAGTAGCTGATAATGCAGAGATCAAGCATCTCGGCGGCAGGTTGATCCTGCAAATTCATGATGAACTTTTAGTAGAAGGCCCGGAAGAGAATATCGAAGAAATAGGTAAGCTCCTGCAACATGACATGCAGACCGTAACGACTTTAGCTGTGCCGCTCAAAGTAGATCTCGGTTTAGGGCGCAACTGGGCTCAGGCGCATTAA
- a CDS encoding DUF1844 domain-containing protein, which translates to MSDDKKCGCGSEYAKDMPIPEVNFSTFVMSMSSSAMVHLGEVADPSSGRVEFSPILAKQSIDVLAVLEDKIKNGMTEDEERLLCELLYNLRMKYVQKTQK; encoded by the coding sequence ATGTCTGACGATAAAAAATGTGGTTGCGGCAGCGAATATGCTAAGGATATGCCTATCCCAGAGGTTAATTTTTCTACTTTTGTCATGTCTATGAGTTCTTCAGCTATGGTTCATCTCGGTGAAGTGGCTGATCCTTCCAGTGGCAGAGTTGAGTTTTCCCCGATACTTGCCAAACAGTCCATCGACGTGCTCGCTGTGCTTGAAGACAAAATCAAGAACGGTATGACCGAAGATGAAGAACGACTCCTTTGCGAATTGCTTTACAATCTGCGAATGAAATACGTGCAGAAGACCCAGAAATAG
- a CDS encoding N-acetyl-gamma-glutamyl-phosphate reductase → MSAVPVGLVGVTGYTGMELTRILSNHDGMKLVRVTSRAEAGKKLADIYPFLNGMELGGLEITAPDVDDLADACDLVFLAVPHKTAMNIGGQLYDKNIKVVDLSADFRIRDRETYEEWYKVDHTREDLLPEAVYGLPEFYRDQVKGAKLVANPGCYPTSVIVGLTPALREGLVETTDIVIDSKSGTSGAGRKAAVGTLFCEVADSFRAYGLTTHRHTPEIEQELAVASGEDMTVSFNTHLLPIDRGILSTIYTKLKPGVTAEEIRAVYEKAYGNEKMIRFLPEGQLPETRWVRGTMFCDVAVVPDNRSGRLIIVSAIDNLCRGASGQAVANANLMLGFEETRGLSLAPMMP, encoded by the coding sequence ATGAGTGCCGTGCCAGTAGGTCTTGTGGGAGTAACCGGATATACCGGAATGGAACTTACCCGTATTTTGAGCAATCATGACGGCATGAAGCTTGTCCGCGTAACCTCTCGTGCCGAGGCTGGAAAAAAGCTCGCTGATATTTATCCTTTCCTCAATGGCATGGAACTGGGTGGGCTGGAAATTACCGCACCGGACGTTGATGATCTGGCTGATGCCTGTGATCTGGTTTTTCTTGCCGTGCCCCACAAGACCGCCATGAATATTGGCGGACAGCTTTACGATAAGAATATCAAAGTGGTGGACCTCAGTGCCGATTTCAGGATTCGTGACCGCGAGACTTATGAAGAGTGGTACAAGGTGGATCACACACGCGAAGACCTTCTGCCGGAGGCTGTGTACGGGCTACCTGAATTCTATCGCGATCAGGTCAAAGGAGCCAAGCTCGTTGCTAACCCCGGTTGCTATCCTACTTCCGTAATTGTCGGTCTGACCCCGGCTTTGCGTGAAGGGCTGGTGGAGACAACCGATATTGTCATTGATTCCAAATCCGGTACCAGCGGAGCTGGGCGCAAGGCTGCTGTGGGAACCCTCTTTTGTGAAGTTGCTGATTCTTTTCGCGCCTACGGACTGACCACTCATCGCCATACCCCGGAAATCGAGCAGGAACTTGCTGTTGCTTCCGGCGAGGATATGACTGTTTCCTTTAATACTCATCTGCTGCCCATTGATCGTGGAATTCTTTCCACCATCTACACTAAGTTGAAGCCGGGCGTGACTGCTGAAGAAATCCGTGCTGTTTATGAAAAGGCTTACGGAAATGAGAAGATGATCCGTTTCCTGCCTGAAGGACAGTTGCCGGAAACTCGCTGGGTACGCGGAACCATGTTTTGTGATGTTGCTGTTGTTCCGGATAACAGGAGTGGAAGACTGATCATCGTTTCCGCCATAGACAACCTTTGCCGTGGCGCATCCGGGCAGGCTGTCGCCAATGCCAACCTCATGCTTGGTTTTGAGGAAACAAGAGGGCTGTCTCTTGCCCCGATGATGCCTTAA